In one Gopherus evgoodei ecotype Sinaloan lineage chromosome 1, rGopEvg1_v1.p, whole genome shotgun sequence genomic region, the following are encoded:
- the LOC115645438 gene encoding olfactory receptor 52E2-like, whose translation MSESNTTNFTNPSTFILLGIPGLEAAYVWISIPFCTMYIIAILGNFTILFIVKRESSLHVPMYYFLCMLAVTDLCLSTSILPKTLSIFWFNSREIDFSACLTQMYFLHCFSVMGSGIFVAMAFDRYVAICHPLRHSTILTNPVVAKMGLAVMLCSGMLVMPHPVLARRWPYCRTNIIPHTHCEHMAVVKLACADISVSSYYGLFMVFCGLSLDGIFITVSYIQILRAIFSLPTKDARLKTFGTCGSHLCAISAFYISALFSSLTYRFGQSVPLYFHVFMANMYRLVPPMLNPIIYGVRTKQIRDRLLRLFTHKGM comes from the coding sequence ATGTCTGAGTCCAATACAACcaacttcaccaacccctccaccttcatcctgctgggcattcctggcctggaggctgccTATGTCTGGATCTctatccccttctgcaccatgtacatcatagccatcttggggaactttaccatcctgttcattgtgaagagGGAGTCGAGCCTCCATGtccccatgtactatttcctctgcatgctggctgtcactgACCTGTGTCTGTCCACATCCATCCTGCCCAAGACattgagcatcttctggttcaattccagggagatcgatttcagtgcctgcctcactcaGATGTACTTCCTTCACTGCTTCTCAGTGATGGGGTCTGGGATCttcgtggccatggcttttgatcgctatgtggccatctgccatcccctgagacattccaccatcctgacaaacCCTGTGGTCGCCAAGATGGGCCTGGCTGTCATGCTGTGCAGTGGCATGCTCGTAATGCCCCATCCTGTCCTGGCCAGGaggtggccatattgcagaaccaacatcatcccccacaCGCACTGTGAGCATATGGCCGTGGTGAAGCTGGCTTGTGCTGACATCAGCGTGAGCAGTTACTATGGCCTCTTCATGGTATTTTGTGGGCTCAGTCTGGATGGGATTTTTATCACTGTGTCCTATatccagatcctcagggccatcttcagcctccccacaaaggacgcccggctcaagacttttgggacctgtggctcccacctctgtgccatcTCAGCCTTTTATATCTcagctctcttctcctccctcacttACCGATTTGGGCAGAGTGTGCCCCTATATTTCCACGTTTTCATGGCCAACATGTACCGCCTGGTGCcccccatgctaaaccccatcatctacggagtgaggaccaaacagatccgAGACAGGCTGCTCCGGCTCTTTACTCATAAAGGGATGTAA
- the LOC115647895 gene encoding olfactory receptor 52R1-like, whose product MSDSNKTDFTNPSSFILLGIPGLKAAHTWISIFFCTMYAIAVLGNFIILFIVKTEASFHGPMYYFLCMLAITDLLLSTARVPKMLSNFWFNSREIDFSACLTQMYFIHCFSMMESGILVAMAFDRYVAICDPLKHSTILTNSVVSEIGLAVVMRGITLVLPYPFLASRWPYCRTNIIPHTYCEHMAVVKLACGDTHVSRYYSIFMIFCVKGLDMIFIAVSYTQILRAIFSLPTKDARLKTLRTCSSHLCSILAFYIPLRFSSLTHWFALNVPLHFHVLIANVYLLVPPMLNPIIYGVRTKQIRGRVPWLFTHKGTYSFLLVLWLSD is encoded by the coding sequence atgtcagattccaacaaaaccgacttcaccaacccctccagcttcatcctgctgggcattcctggcctgaaGGCGGCCCACACTTGGATCTCCATCTTCTTCTGCACCATGTACGCTATAGCTGTCTTGGGGAACTTCATCATCCTGTTCATCGTGAAGACGGAAGCGAGCTTCCATGGGCCCATGtattatttcctctgcatgctggccatcaCTGACCTGCTCCTGTCCACAGCCAGAGTGCCCAAAATGCTGAGTaacttctggttcaattccagggaaatcgatttcagtgcctgcctcacccagatgtacttcattcactgcttctcaatgatggagtctgggatccttgtggccatggcttttgatcgctacgtggccatctgtgatcccctgaaacattccaccatcctgacaaacTCTGTCGTTTCTGAGATTGGTCTGGCCGTGGTGATGCGTGGCATCACGCTCGTACTGCCCTATCCCTTCCTGGCGAGTcggtggccatattgcagaaccaacatcatcccccacaCATACTGTGAGCACATGGctgtggtgaagctggcctgTGGAGACACTCACGTCAGTAGATACTACAGCATCTTTATGATATTCTGTGTGAAGGGTCTGGATATGATTTTTATCGCAGTGTCCtatacccagatcctcagggccatcttcagcctccccacaaaggacgcCCGGCTCAAGACtttgcggacctgcagctcccacctctgtTCCATCTTAGCCTTTTATATCCCACTTCGCTTCTCCTCCCTCACACACTGGTTTGCCCTTAATGTGCCCCTGCATTTCCATGTTCTCATTGCCAACGTGTACCTCCTGGTGCCCCCTATGCTTAATCCCATCATCTATggggtgaggaccaaacagatccgggGCAGGGTGCCCTGGCTCTTTACTCATAAAGGGACCTATAGTTTTCTCTTGGTGCTCTGGCTCTCAGACTAA